In a single window of the Acidobacteriota bacterium genome:
- a CDS encoding HAD family phosphatase: MIKAVLMDWNGVVIDDEQVQCDAYREVMKPHGVELTNEMYYERMGMNDRVFVASVFEAAGKNADEATIDEVVAGKTEKWRESVQKSIPLFDGVENFIAKTANEMELGIVSMAKREEIDLILDLAGLREYFSVILSAEDISTYKPDPACYREGFRQIDLARVAKGHLPMVHADCLVIEDSPAGVKAGKAADLPVLAVANTVSADELRAAGADSVATNLNDWFPDSLRRVF; this comes from the coding sequence ATGATCAAAGCAGTCTTAATGGATTGGAACGGTGTCGTTATCGACGACGAGCAGGTGCAGTGCGACGCGTATCGCGAAGTAATGAAACCGCACGGCGTAGAGCTAACCAACGAGATGTATTACGAGCGGATGGGAATGAACGACCGCGTTTTCGTGGCGTCGGTCTTTGAGGCAGCGGGCAAAAATGCCGACGAAGCTACGATCGACGAAGTTGTCGCGGGCAAGACCGAGAAATGGCGAGAGAGCGTTCAAAAGAGCATTCCGCTTTTCGACGGCGTCGAGAACTTCATTGCTAAGACGGCGAACGAAATGGAGCTCGGCATCGTCAGCATGGCAAAACGCGAAGAGATCGACCTGATCCTAGATCTGGCCGGCCTGAGAGAGTATTTCTCCGTTATTCTAAGTGCCGAAGATATTAGCACTTACAAGCCCGATCCTGCGTGTTATCGCGAGGGATTTCGGCAAATTGACCTCGCACGCGTCGCGAAAGGCCATCTTCCGATGGTGCATGCTGATTGCCTCGTGATCGAGGATTCGCCCGCCGGCGTCAAAGCGGGAAAGGCCGCGGACCTGCCTGTTTTGGCGGTCGCAAATACTGTCTCTGCCGATGAACTGCGTGCTGCCGGAGCAGATTCTGTTGCGACGAATTTGAACGACTGGTTCCCGGATTCGCTGCGGCGAGTCTTTTAG
- a CDS encoding FAD-binding oxidoreductase yields the protein MQVKTQTEELQNYLSDASNMPGGHGERLFVPETEDDIAAILRDANEAGVAVTIAGARTGNVGGAVPLGGWVVSLERLNKVKSIDKEAMTAVVEPGVILADIQKAVEAEGLYYPPDPTEWSCQIGGNVATNASGARSFKYGATRNFVKALSVVLADGEMLKLRRDEIFSNADGTVEIPTVSDKKITARIPTYKRPNVRKNVSGYYNEQPLDAIDVFIGSEGTLGVITEIELRLVPKPEGLFAGIVFFADHGDLLAFVDEARQSSFQARLQPPATAGGSDVNATLLEYFDDRSLEFIREKFPETPDNVAGAIFFEQETTSETEDALFEAWNALLEKHNADVDRSWFTTTDQDREKMREFRHALPVAVNERLVRTGQKKVSSDMAVPDESFAGFLKFQKEMMADSGIDHIIFGHIGDCHLHANLLPKTDEEALRARHIYGRFIAQAIMIGGCVSAEHGIGKMKSKYLYVMMGERYLNEMAELKRAFDPKGILGRGNMFDEKFI from the coding sequence GTGCAGGTAAAGACCCAAACAGAAGAACTGCAGAATTATCTCTCCGACGCCAGCAACATGCCCGGCGGGCATGGAGAAAGGCTTTTTGTGCCGGAAACGGAGGACGATATCGCGGCGATATTGCGCGACGCGAATGAAGCGGGCGTTGCCGTTACGATCGCAGGTGCCAGAACCGGAAACGTCGGCGGTGCGGTGCCGCTCGGCGGCTGGGTGGTATCGCTGGAAAGGCTGAACAAGGTCAAGAGCATCGACAAAGAGGCGATGACCGCGGTCGTTGAGCCCGGGGTCATACTTGCCGACATTCAAAAGGCGGTCGAGGCCGAAGGGCTGTATTATCCGCCCGATCCGACCGAATGGAGCTGCCAGATCGGCGGCAACGTGGCGACGAATGCGTCCGGTGCACGCAGTTTCAAATACGGTGCGACGCGGAATTTTGTTAAAGCGTTGAGTGTGGTCCTCGCCGACGGCGAGATGCTGAAGCTCCGCCGCGATGAGATCTTCTCGAATGCCGATGGCACCGTCGAAATTCCGACCGTTTCAGACAAAAAGATCACGGCAAGGATCCCGACCTACAAACGGCCGAACGTGCGAAAGAACGTTTCAGGTTATTACAACGAACAGCCGCTCGATGCCATTGATGTTTTTATCGGCAGCGAAGGCACGCTCGGCGTGATCACAGAGATCGAGCTGCGGCTGGTGCCGAAGCCGGAAGGTTTGTTCGCGGGGATCGTGTTCTTTGCGGATCACGGCGACCTGCTGGCGTTTGTTGACGAGGCCCGGCAAAGCTCATTTCAGGCCCGGCTTCAACCACCCGCTACCGCAGGTGGTTCTGACGTGAATGCCACGCTGCTTGAATATTTCGACGATCGCTCGCTTGAGTTCATTCGCGAAAAGTTTCCGGAAACACCGGACAACGTTGCGGGAGCGATATTTTTCGAGCAGGAAACGACCTCTGAGACGGAAGACGCGTTGTTTGAGGCGTGGAATGCTCTGCTTGAAAAACACAACGCCGACGTTGACCGCTCGTGGTTCACGACAACGGATCAGGATCGCGAAAAGATGCGTGAATTTCGACATGCCTTGCCGGTCGCGGTGAATGAGCGGCTTGTTCGCACCGGACAGAAAAAGGTCAGTTCCGACATGGCAGTGCCGGACGAGAGTTTTGCGGGCTTCCTGAAATTTCAAAAAGAAATGATGGCCGACAGCGGCATCGACCACATCATTTTCGGACACATCGGCGACTGCCATCTGCATGCGAATCTGCTGCCCAAAACTGACGAAGAAGCCCTGCGGGCTCGCCATATTTACGGCCGTTTTATCGCTCAGGCGATCATGATCGGCGGTTGCGTTTCGGCCGAGCACGGCATCGGCAAGATGAAATCGAAATATCTTTACGTAATGATGGGCGAACGGTATTTGAACGAGATGGCAGAGCTGAAACGGGCATTCGACCCGAAAGGAATACTAGGTCGCGGGAATATGTTTGACGAAAAATTTATATGA
- the uvrB gene encoding excinuclease ABC subunit UvrB → MQFRLISENKPTGDQPEAIRQIVEGLDRGERDQVLLGITGSGKTFTIANVIEAVQKPTLVLAHNKTLAAQLYQEFKGFFPENSVEYFVSYYDYYQPEAYVPASDLYIEKEATINDEIDRLRLSATRALFERRDVIVVASVSCIYGLGDPDAYFGMLLFIEPGMQLKREDFLKKLVELQYERVNVDFDRGTFRVRGDVVEVYPSYQDQAYRIEFWGDEIDSISTIDPLLGEVLFKHTSRLPIYPKTHYVMSKDTIKRAVQTIRTELDEYEEKLVAEGKIVEAQRLHQRTMYDLEMIKEMGFCRGIENYSRHLTGKKPGEPPPTLLDYLPSDSLMVIDESHQTIPQLGAMYKGDQSRKGTLVEYGFRLPSAKDNRPLNFEEFEQRRGQTIYVSATPGNFELERSQGEVIEQIIRPTGLLDPIVEVRPVKGQIDDLLEECRVRAERNERVLVTTLTKRMAESLSEYFAEVGVRVTYLHSDIETLDRIKILRDLRKGEFDVLVGINLLREGLDLPEVSLVAILDADKEGFLRSERSLIQTIGRAARNSGGMAILYADKITDSMKRAIDETARRREIQEEYNQLHGITPTTIVKPIEATLVTAYEADYFKVPLDLDAVEDYSPKQLKQTIEQLEADMRAAAREMKFERAAELRDKLKYLRDRELEYR, encoded by the coding sequence GTGCAATTTCGTCTCATAAGTGAAAATAAGCCGACCGGCGATCAGCCCGAAGCCATACGCCAGATCGTCGAAGGGCTCGACCGCGGAGAACGCGATCAGGTGCTGCTCGGCATCACGGGTTCGGGCAAGACTTTCACTATTGCAAATGTAATTGAGGCGGTTCAAAAGCCGACGCTTGTATTGGCGCACAATAAGACACTTGCCGCACAGCTTTATCAGGAGTTCAAGGGCTTTTTCCCTGAAAACTCGGTCGAATATTTCGTCTCGTATTACGACTACTATCAGCCGGAAGCATACGTTCCGGCGTCGGATCTATACATAGAAAAAGAGGCGACGATAAACGATGAGATCGACCGTCTGCGGCTGTCGGCGACGCGTGCTTTGTTCGAACGGCGTGACGTAATAGTCGTCGCGTCGGTCTCGTGCATATACGGCCTCGGCGATCCTGATGCGTATTTCGGGATGCTGCTATTCATCGAGCCCGGAATGCAGCTCAAACGCGAGGACTTTCTAAAGAAGCTCGTCGAACTGCAGTATGAACGCGTCAACGTCGATTTCGACCGCGGGACGTTCCGCGTCCGCGGCGACGTTGTCGAGGTGTATCCGAGTTATCAGGATCAGGCGTACAGGATTGAATTCTGGGGCGACGAAATTGACTCCATCTCGACCATCGATCCGCTGCTGGGAGAGGTGCTTTTCAAACATACTTCCAGGCTGCCCATCTATCCGAAAACGCACTACGTGATGTCGAAAGACACGATAAAACGTGCGGTTCAGACCATTCGTACCGAACTCGACGAGTATGAGGAAAAGCTTGTTGCAGAGGGCAAGATCGTCGAGGCTCAGCGGCTGCATCAGCGGACGATGTACGATCTGGAGATGATCAAGGAGATGGGATTTTGTCGCGGTATCGAGAACTATTCGCGGCACCTGACCGGCAAAAAGCCCGGCGAACCGCCGCCGACGCTGCTCGACTATCTGCCGTCAGATTCGCTGATGGTCATCGACGAATCGCACCAGACGATCCCGCAGCTCGGTGCTATGTATAAGGGCGATCAGTCGCGGAAAGGAACACTCGTCGAATACGGATTTCGTCTGCCAAGTGCAAAAGACAATCGTCCGCTTAATTTCGAGGAATTTGAGCAGCGTCGCGGCCAGACGATATACGTTTCGGCGACGCCGGGCAATTTCGAACTCGAACGTTCGCAGGGCGAGGTCATCGAACAGATAATTCGTCCGACCGGACTTCTCGATCCGATCGTCGAGGTTCGGCCTGTGAAAGGCCAGATCGATGACCTGCTGGAAGAATGCCGGGTCCGAGCCGAACGCAACGAACGCGTGCTTGTGACGACGTTGACGAAACGCATGGCGGAAAGCCTGAGCGAATATTTCGCTGAGGTCGGCGTCCGCGTGACGTATCTGCACAGCGATATCGAGACGCTCGACCGAATCAAGATACTTCGCGATCTGCGAAAGGGCGAATTCGACGTCCTTGTCGGCATCAACCTGCTTCGCGAAGGGCTCGATCTGCCTGAGGTTTCGCTCGTCGCGATCCTAGATGCCGACAAGGAAGGCTTTTTGCGATCGGAGCGTTCGCTGATCCAAACGATCGGTCGAGCGGCTCGCAACTCGGGCGGCATGGCGATACTTTACGCCGACAAGATCACCGATTCGATGAAGCGTGCCATTGACGAGACCGCACGCCGACGCGAGATCCAGGAAGAATACAACCAACTCCACGGCATCACCCCGACAACCATCGTCAAACCTATCGAAGCCACGCTTGTGACGGCGTACGAGGCAGATTATTTCAAGGTGCCGCTCGATCTGGACGCTGTCGAGGACTATTCGCCGAAACAGCTCAAACAAACCATCGAACAGCTTGAGGCCGACATGCGGGCCGCCGCACGCGAGATGAAATTCGAACGAGCCGCCGAGCTTCGCGACAAGCTGAAATACCTCCGCGACCGCGAGCTTGAATATCGATGA
- a CDS encoding redoxin domain-containing protein — MENTKDLPQIGTKAPDFSLPADNGIEWRLADHRDTVVVLLFYPGNETLVCTRQLCSVRDNWQRYLRTNATIVGISPGTPEEHHEFALKRHLPIPLLADPGRRITRAFAKHWLYPISITRGIVVIDAKGIIRNRDIMLRAFRPSDDHLIRDIYAARGDEMTEKYERLKLRSRIFLRSRERA; from the coding sequence ATGGAGAATACAAAAGATCTACCGCAAATTGGCACCAAGGCTCCGGATTTTTCGCTTCCCGCTGATAACGGTATTGAATGGCGGCTAGCCGACCACCGCGACACGGTGGTCGTTCTGCTTTTCTATCCCGGCAACGAGACGCTCGTTTGCACACGGCAGTTGTGTTCGGTCCGCGACAATTGGCAGCGATATCTCAGAACGAATGCGACCATCGTCGGTATCTCACCCGGAACTCCCGAGGAGCATCACGAATTTGCTCTGAAACGCCATCTCCCGATCCCATTGCTTGCCGATCCCGGCCGAAGGATCACGCGAGCATTCGCGAAACATTGGCTCTATCCGATCAGCATCACCCGCGGTATCGTCGTCATCGACGCGAAAGGCATAATTCGCAACCGCGACATCATGCTGCGTGCGTTTCGCCCGTCAGACGACCATCTTATCCGCGATATCTACGCCGCACGCGGCGATGAGATGACGGAAAAATATGAGCGCCTGAAACTCCGCAGCCGCATTTTTCTGCGTTCGCGAGAACGGGCATGA
- a CDS encoding phosphoribosylaminoimidazolesuccinocarboxamide synthase, whose translation MASGSVFEEIDLGLELLYKGKVRNIYGVDDDRLVLIATDRLSAFDCILPTPIPAKGVILTQLSKFWFHLLEDVVPNHVISTDTDEMPILDKAKEALRGRATIVRKTEVLPVECVVRGYLEGSGWKEYQQTGMVCGIELPAGLRQCDNLPEPIFTPATKASSGHDENIDYAKFEEIVGKETAEFLRLTTLAIYRKASEYAAERGIIIADTKFEFGRLPNGEIILIDEALTPDSSRFWPADKYEPGKPQPSFDKQFVREYLETLDWDKTPPAPPLPREIVNATAMRYLDAYRLLTGRDLRF comes from the coding sequence ATGGCTTCCGGATCCGTATTTGAGGAAATTGATCTTGGCCTTGAACTCCTTTATAAAGGAAAAGTTCGCAATATCTACGGCGTCGATGATGATCGGTTGGTTCTCATTGCTACCGACAGGCTATCCGCGTTTGACTGCATTTTGCCGACACCGATTCCCGCAAAAGGCGTGATCCTGACGCAGCTTTCCAAATTCTGGTTCCATCTGTTGGAAGATGTGGTGCCGAATCACGTAATTTCTACGGATACGGACGAAATGCCTATTTTGGATAAGGCGAAAGAGGCTCTTCGCGGCCGGGCGACGATTGTCAGGAAAACGGAAGTATTACCGGTCGAATGCGTCGTTCGCGGCTATTTGGAAGGCTCAGGCTGGAAGGAATATCAGCAGACCGGCATGGTTTGCGGCATCGAACTTCCGGCCGGTTTGCGGCAATGCGACAATCTGCCCGAGCCGATCTTTACCCCCGCGACCAAGGCATCTTCAGGCCACGATGAAAACATAGACTACGCGAAATTCGAAGAAATTGTCGGCAAAGAAACCGCGGAGTTTCTGCGTTTGACAACGCTCGCGATCTACAGAAAAGCAAGCGAATATGCCGCCGAAAGGGGCATCATCATCGCTGATACAAAATTCGAATTCGGCCGGCTACCGAACGGCGAGATCATACTGATCGACGAGGCCCTGACGCCGGATTCCTCACGATTCTGGCCGGCGGACAAATATGAACCCGGCAAACCCCAGCCGTCTTTTGATAAGCAGTTCGTTCGCGAATATCTGGAAACTCTCGATTGGGACAAGACGCCGCCCGCACCGCCATTGCCTCGGGAGATCGTGAACGCGACAGCAATGCGTTATCTCGACGCGTATCGGCTGCTGACGGGAAGAGATCTGCGGTTTTAG
- a CDS encoding MOSC domain-containing protein has product MKISEINIYPIKSLKGITLESSTVERRGLEFDRRWMIVDAAGKFLTQRQEPKMATITVEVTNVGLQVTSENGSSMNVSKPGDDDSRILTKVWGSESEAFECDVEANEWFSDVLSREVRLLYMPDDAGRPINERFNRGGELVSFADGYPLLITAEPSLAMLNQKIAETTNAGRLPAPQMLPMRRFRPNLVVSGSDAFAEDDWKRIRVGNAVLRVTKPCARCVMTTVDPECGKFDAKEPLKTLASFRMARDVMPERLDTLGLEPTAVFFGMNLVPETTGVEIRVGDEVEILESF; this is encoded by the coding sequence ATGAAGATCTCGGAGATAAATATTTACCCGATCAAATCGCTGAAAGGGATCACGTTGGAAAGTTCGACCGTCGAAAGACGCGGGCTTGAGTTTGACCGGCGTTGGATGATCGTCGATGCCGCTGGCAAGTTTCTTACGCAGCGTCAGGAACCAAAGATGGCGACGATCACCGTGGAGGTGACGAATGTCGGGTTACAAGTGACAAGTGAAAACGGGAGTTCGATGAACGTCTCGAAGCCGGGCGATGACGATTCGCGCATTTTGACAAAGGTTTGGGGCAGCGAGAGCGAGGCGTTTGAGTGCGACGTTGAGGCGAACGAGTGGTTTTCGGACGTACTCAGTAGGGAAGTGCGACTGCTCTATATGCCCGACGACGCCGGGAGGCCGATAAATGAGCGGTTCAACCGCGGCGGCGAGTTGGTGAGTTTTGCGGACGGCTATCCGTTGTTGATCACCGCGGAGCCCTCATTGGCTATGCTGAACCAAAAGATCGCCGAAACGACGAATGCAGGCAGGCTGCCTGCGCCACAAATGCTGCCGATGCGGCGTTTTCGGCCTAATCTCGTGGTTTCGGGCAGCGATGCATTCGCAGAAGACGATTGGAAACGAATTCGAGTTGGAAATGCTGTATTACGCGTGACGAAACCCTGTGCCCGCTGCGTTATGACGACGGTCGATCCCGAATGCGGCAAATTCGACGCTAAGGAGCCATTGAAAACACTTGCGTCGTTCCGTATGGCACGAGACGTGATGCCGGAGCGGCTAGACACCCTCGGCCTCGAGCCGACCGCGGTGTTTTTTGGAATGAACCTTGTACCCGAAACGACAGGCGTTGAGATACGCGTCGGTGACGAGGTCGAGATACTTGAAAGCTTCTAA
- a CDS encoding GrpB family protein has translation MHGMRRDELRVVPHDPEWAKDFGAESERILNCIGGENVRIEHIGSTAIETVHAKPILDIAILCDEDGFARLIDHLSELGYEYRGQYEDETDHYYAVHDDGEIRFCQMHIYTNATPDWETKLLFRDVLRREPDLAEEYSDYKIALAESVGDRKRYAKIKDDWVNSFMPKILNSAAGK, from the coding sequence ATGCACGGAATGCGTCGAGATGAATTGCGGGTTGTGCCGCATGATCCGGAGTGGGCAAAAGATTTCGGGGCTGAGAGCGAACGCATCTTGAATTGTATCGGCGGTGAGAATGTCCGGATCGAGCATATAGGCAGCACCGCAATTGAGACGGTTCATGCGAAGCCGATCTTAGATATCGCGATCCTTTGCGACGAAGATGGATTTGCTCGGTTGATCGATCATTTGAGCGAACTTGGTTACGAATATCGAGGACAGTACGAGGACGAGACCGATCATTATTATGCCGTTCACGACGACGGAGAGATCCGTTTTTGCCAAATGCATATTTACACGAATGCGACGCCGGATTGGGAGACGAAACTGCTTTTCCGCGACGTTCTCCGCCGCGAACCGGACCTGGCGGAGGAATACAGCGATTACAAGATCGCGTTGGCAGAATCGGTGGGTGATAGGAAACGGTACGCTAAGATTAAGGACGATTGGGTCAACAGCTTTATGCCGAAGATACTGAATTCGGCTGCGGGAAAATAG
- a CDS encoding co-chaperone GroES: protein MATTVTPLHDRVIIKRIEDNVNQTAGGLYIPDAAKEKPQEGEVIAAGAGKYKEDGTRQTLDVKAGDRVLFGKYSGSEIKLDGEEYIIMREDEILGIISRAGAAA, encoded by the coding sequence ATGGCGACAACAGTAACACCGCTTCACGATCGCGTGATCATCAAGCGTATCGAGGACAATGTCAATCAGACCGCAGGCGGGCTCTACATCCCGGACGCTGCAAAGGAAAAGCCGCAAGAAGGCGAGGTCATCGCAGCCGGTGCAGGCAAATATAAAGAGGACGGCACTCGTCAGACGCTTGACGTTAAGGCGGGCGACCGTGTTCTTTTCGGCAAGTACTCGGGCAGCGAGATCAAACTCGACGGCGAAGAGTACATCATCATGCGCGAGGACGAGATCCTCGGCATCATCAGCCGCGCAGGAGCAGCAGCGTAG
- the groL gene encoding chaperonin GroEL (60 kDa chaperone family; promotes refolding of misfolded polypeptides especially under stressful conditions; forms two stacked rings of heptamers to form a barrel-shaped 14mer; ends can be capped by GroES; misfolded proteins enter the barrel where they are refolded when GroES binds): MAKQVIHGEDSRAAILRGVNQLADAVKVTLGPKGRNVVIDKKFGSPTITKDGVTVAKEIELKDTLENMGAQMVREVASKTSDVAGDGTTTATVLAQAIFKEGVRTVAAGANPMALKRGIEKAVGAVVEEVHKLAQPVSGDAIAQVGTVSANGDKTIGTIIAEAMDKVGKDGVITVEESKTMETLLEVVEGMQFDRGYLSPYFVTDADRMEATLDEPFILINEKKISNMRDLLPILEQVAKMGRPMLIIAEDVEGEALATLVVNKLRGTLNVAAVKAPGFGDRRKAMLEDIAVLTGGKVISEDLGIKLESITIEDLGRAKKVVIDKENTTIVEGAGAADAIDGRVKQIRNQIEETSSDYDREKLQERLAKLVGGVAVIKVGAATETEMKEKKARVEDAMHATRAAVEEGIVAGGGVALVRAAKVLDGFTANAEDTDEQIGVNIVRRALEEPLRQIAGNAGMEGAVVVEKVAAGEGAFGFNAATEKYEDLIAAGVIDPAKVTRTALQNASSIAGLMLTTEAMIADIQDDKGGDPMAGMGGMGGGMGMGM, encoded by the coding sequence ATGGCAAAACAAGTTATTCACGGTGAAGATTCACGTGCCGCGATCCTGCGTGGTGTAAACCAGCTCGCGGATGCGGTAAAGGTTACGCTCGGCCCGAAAGGCCGCAACGTCGTTATCGACAAGAAGTTCGGTTCGCCGACCATCACCAAAGACGGTGTGACGGTGGCGAAAGAGATCGAGCTGAAAGACACGCTCGAAAATATGGGCGCACAGATGGTGCGCGAAGTCGCTTCGAAGACCTCGGACGTCGCCGGTGACGGCACGACGACCGCGACGGTTCTCGCTCAGGCGATCTTCAAAGAAGGCGTCCGCACGGTAGCCGCAGGTGCAAACCCGATGGCTCTCAAGCGCGGCATCGAAAAGGCCGTCGGAGCTGTCGTTGAGGAAGTTCACAAGCTCGCACAGCCGGTTTCGGGCGACGCTATTGCACAGGTCGGAACGGTTTCAGCCAACGGCGACAAGACCATCGGCACGATCATCGCAGAGGCGATGGACAAGGTCGGAAAGGACGGCGTCATCACGGTCGAGGAATCCAAGACCATGGAAACGCTGCTCGAGGTCGTCGAAGGTATGCAGTTCGACCGCGGCTATCTCTCGCCGTATTTCGTTACGGACGCTGACCGTATGGAAGCGACGCTCGACGAGCCGTTCATCCTGATCAACGAGAAAAAGATCTCGAACATGCGTGATCTGCTGCCTATCCTGGAGCAGGTCGCCAAGATGGGCCGTCCGATGCTGATCATCGCAGAGGACGTGGAAGGCGAAGCTCTGGCGACGCTCGTCGTCAACAAGCTTCGCGGCACACTCAACGTCGCAGCCGTCAAGGCTCCGGGCTTTGGCGACCGCCGCAAGGCAATGCTCGAGGACATCGCTGTTCTGACGGGCGGCAAGGTCATCTCTGAGGATCTCGGCATCAAGCTCGAATCCATCACCATCGAAGATCTCGGCCGTGCGAAAAAGGTCGTCATCGACAAAGAGAACACGACCATCGTCGAAGGTGCCGGTGCAGCCGATGCCATTGACGGACGCGTCAAGCAGATCCGCAATCAGATCGAGGAAACCTCGTCGGACTATGACCGCGAAAAACTGCAGGAACGTCTGGCGAAGCTCGTCGGCGGTGTTGCTGTGATCAAGGTCGGTGCCGCAACCGAGACCGAGATGAAGGAAAAGAAAGCACGCGTTGAAGATGCGATGCACGCCACGCGTGCTGCCGTCGAAGAAGGCATCGTCGCGGGCGGCGGAGTCGCTCTGGTACGTGCTGCCAAAGTGCTCGATGGTTTCACGGCAAACGCCGAGGACACCGACGAGCAGATCGGCGTGAACATCGTCCGCCGTGCTCTCGAAGAGCCGCTTCGCCAGATCGCCGGCAACGCCGGTATGGAAGGCGCAGTAGTTGTCGAGAAGGTCGCAGCGGGCGAAGGGGCCTTTGGCTTTAACGCAGCTACCGAGAAGTACGAGGACCTGATCGCAGCGGGCGTCATCGACCCGGCAAAGGTCACCCGCACGGCTCTGCAGAACGCTTCGTCGATAGCGGGCCTCATGCTCACCACCGAAGCTATGATCGCCGACATCCAAGACGACAAGGGCGGCGACCCAATGGCCGGCATGGGCGGCATGGGCGGCGGCATGGGCATGGGAATGTAA
- a CDS encoding prepilin-type N-terminal cleavage/methylation domain-containing protein, producing MKNNKGFSLIELLIVVVIIGIIAAIAIPNLLAARRSSNEGSAISSVRTIHSAQQTYASTYGGGNYAGDMSGGNGVVTLATLGLVDSTIGSTNKSGYYVATHATARTTTQPATMIVGAHPLTATGVTATGARHFLAATDGVIYASVYVGSTMSWDNSGGPIVVTGGAPLNN from the coding sequence ATGAAAAACAACAAAGGCTTTTCGCTAATCGAACTTCTCATCGTCGTCGTCATAATCGGTATCATCGCCGCGATCGCGATCCCCAATCTCCTTGCTGCTCGCCGCAGCTCGAATGAGGGCTCCGCGATCTCGTCGGTTCGCACGATCCACAGCGCACAGCAAACTTATGCTTCCACCTATGGCGGCGGCAACTATGCCGGTGACATGTCCGGCGGCAACGGCGTGGTTACGCTCGCGACACTGGGCTTGGTCGATTCAACGATCGGGTCAACCAACAAATCCGGATATTATGTAGCGACCCACGCAACTGCTCGTACGACCACGCAGCCGGCGACGATGATCGTCGGTGCCCATCCTCTAACGGCCACCGGCGTGACCGCAACAGGGGCTCGTCACTTTTTAGCAGCGACCGACGGTGTAATTTATGCCAGTGTCTATGTCGGGTCTACCATGTCTTGGGACAACAGCGGCGGCCCGATCGTCGTCACCGGCGGTGCTCCGCTGAACAACTAA
- a CDS encoding dienelactone hydrolase family protein, translated as MERKTAEEYPQELLDLFHEWQHGNIDRRDFFAGLGKFAIGGVTVAALVQSLTPNYAWAQTVDPKDKDIRVGYESVDSPAGNGSIRGYLARPAKGSKFPAVLVIHENRGLNPYIEDVARRFAKAGFLAFAPDGLTSVGGYPGNEQDAAAKFRTVDGKKMTEDFVAAAMWLKKRKDSKGKLGAVGFCFGGGMVNQLAVRLGKDLNAGVAFYGSQAGVADVAKIAAPLQFHYAGNDQRINAGIEAYEKALTENKKTYESYMYAEKQHGFHNDTTPRYDEASAKLAWARTLEFFKKYLK; from the coding sequence ATCGAACGAAAGACCGCAGAAGAATATCCGCAGGAACTGCTCGACCTGTTTCATGAATGGCAGCACGGTAATATCGACCGCCGGGATTTCTTTGCGGGGCTTGGTAAATTTGCGATCGGCGGCGTGACAGTTGCGGCATTGGTTCAGAGCTTAACGCCGAATTACGCGTGGGCGCAGACCGTCGATCCGAAAGATAAGGACATTCGCGTCGGGTATGAAAGCGTTGATTCGCCTGCGGGCAACGGCTCGATCCGAGGCTATCTCGCTCGTCCCGCAAAAGGCAGCAAGTTCCCGGCTGTTCTCGTCATTCACGAGAACCGCGGCCTTAACCCGTATATCGAGGATGTGGCACGGCGTTTCGCAAAGGCCGGCTTTCTGGCATTCGCACCGGACGGCCTGACGTCGGTCGGCGGCTATCCTGGCAACGAGCAGGACGCCGCTGCAAAGTTTCGCACGGTTGACGGCAAGAAGATGACCGAAGATTTTGTCGCTGCGGCGATGTGGCTGAAAAAGCGCAAGGACAGCAAAGGAAAGCTCGGGGCTGTCGGGTTTTGTTTCGGCGGCGGCATGGTGAATCAGCTTGCGGTGCGTCTGGGCAAGGACCTGAACGCCGGCGTCGCATTCTACGGCAGCCAGGCAGGCGTCGCCGACGTCGCGAAGATCGCGGCACCGCTGCAGTTTCACTACGCCGGCAACGACCAACGCATCAACGCCGGCATCGAGGCCTATGAAAAAGCCCTGACGGAAAATAAGAAGACCTACGAGTCGTATATGTACGCCGAAAAGCAGCACGGCTTTCACAACGACACCACGCCTCGTTATGACGAAGCCTCAGCGAAACTCGCATGGGCCAGAACGCTGGAGTTTTTCAAAAAGTATTTGAAATAG